In one window of Hyla sarda isolate aHylSar1 chromosome 1, aHylSar1.hap1, whole genome shotgun sequence DNA:
- the LOC130270027 gene encoding olfactory receptor 5V1-like, protein MYNESIISEFILLGLSNIPDLDITLFCVFLLMYIVCMTGNLVIIIITNIDPALNTPMYFFLGNLSFLDVLCTTSTIPKMLANFFSERKIITFHGCVVQMFIFTAAMDTEFLLLTLMSIDRYLAICNPLRYKTIMSKKSCYFMSAVVWTFGLCSSTYHTSSTFRLSFCSSNKINHFFCEIPQLLALSCSDTSMNELVLIVTDVVLGVFCFIFIFGSYLFIILAVLKIRTAEGKMKAFSTCASHITVVLLFYSTLIFAYFKPSTGNASDMDKAIAVLYTIVIPMLNPILYSLRNKEVKDSVQRVIFRKVILNY, encoded by the coding sequence ATGTACAATGAATCCATTATATCTGAATTTATTCTTCTTGGGCTTTCCAACATTCCAGACCTGGACATTACCTTGTTTTGTGTCTTCCttcttatgtatatagtatgtatgacTGGAAACCTTGTTATCATTATCATAACAAATATAGACCCAGCATTGAACACTCCAATGTATTTCTTTCTTGGCAATCTATCATTTTTGGATGTATTATGCACAACTTCCACAATCCCAAAAATGTTGGCTAATTTCTTTTCTGAGCGTAAAATTATAACATTTCATGGTTGCGTTGTTCAAATGTTTATATTTACTGCTGCTATGGACACAGAGTTTCTTTTGCTTACACTCATGTCAATAGACCGTTATTTGGCCATATGCAATCCTTTGCGGTATAAAACTATAATGAGTAAAAAATCTTGTTATTTTATGTCTGCCGTTGTGTGGACTTTTGGATTGTGTAGTTCAACTTATCACACATCTAGTACATTTCGTCTATCATTCTGTTCATCCAATAAAATAAATCATTTCTTTTGTGAAATTCCACAACTGCTGGCACTTTCCTGTTCAGACACAAGTATGAACGAGCTAGTGCTTATAGTGACAGATGTTGTTTTGGGAGTATTttgttttatctttatttttggctcatatttatttatcattttagCAGTGTTAAAAATCCGCACAGCTGAAGGGAAGATGAAAGCGTTTTCTACATGTGCCTCCCATATTACTGTAGTGTTGTTATTTTATAGTACATTAATATTTGCTTATTTTAAACCTTCAACAGGAAATGCCTCTGATATGGACAAAGCAATTGCTGTTCTCTATACTATTGTGATACCAATGTTAAACCCAATATTATACAGCCTAAGGAACAAGGAAGTAAAAGATTCCGTTCAAAGAGTTATATTTAGAAAAGTCATTTTGAACTACTAA